In a single window of the Nocardioides sp. L-11A genome:
- a CDS encoding DUF1905 domain-containing protein has protein sequence MPFSCTGPVIEWRGPAPFVFLAVPEEESEDIKEAARGLEYWGQVAVDVRIGATDFRTALFPKDGRYLVPLRVAVRRAEAIEVGQELTAELELASRDGATA, from the coding sequence GTGCCCTTCTCCTGCACCGGACCCGTCATCGAGTGGCGCGGCCCCGCCCCGTTCGTGTTCCTCGCGGTCCCGGAGGAGGAGAGCGAGGACATCAAGGAGGCGGCGCGGGGCCTGGAGTACTGGGGCCAGGTCGCGGTCGACGTCCGGATCGGCGCCACTGACTTCCGCACCGCGCTGTTCCCGAAGGACGGGCGCTACCTGGTGCCTCTGCGGGTCGCCGTACGACGGGCCGAGGCGATCGAGGTCGGCCAGGAGCTGACCGCCGAGCTCGAGCTGGCCTCGCGGGACGGCGCGACGGCCTGA
- a CDS encoding ankyrin repeat domain-containing protein produces the protein MSRRLGVGAVVLPLALVLGACGGGGPAPADPAGAPERSTEAERSSEAERSSEAAGTPSAAEPTPAVSQAELDQRLRDAAWANDVKAARRLVKQGADVNAKDDTEQSAYLVATSEGYLDLLRLTLRNGARVDAKDSWNGTGLIRAAERGHGLVVGALLQAGVDRDHVNRIGYQAIHEAVWLGADTRTYATTVRALAAGGVQLDLVSPSAGLTPLQMAGERGFDGLERILRNVTTADLPADADAALLRAARTGDADAVAVALRAGADLEARDGNERTALLLAATYDQVAVAELLVAMGADPNALDDRHDTPWLVTGVTGSVAMLEALLPADPDLTIENRYGGLSPIPAGERGHVDYIRRVVRTGVDIDHVNDLGWTAMLEAIILGNGSEPYQEIVRILLDAGADPTIADREGVTPLRHAEQRGYDAIAALLRR, from the coding sequence ATGAGCCGCCGCCTCGGTGTGGGCGCCGTCGTCCTCCCGCTCGCGCTCGTGCTGGGCGCCTGCGGGGGCGGCGGGCCCGCTCCCGCGGACCCCGCGGGCGCGCCGGAGCGCTCCACCGAGGCCGAGCGCTCCTCCGAGGCTGAGCGCTCCTCCGAGGCGGCCGGTACGCCGAGCGCGGCGGAGCCGACGCCCGCCGTCTCGCAGGCCGAGCTCGACCAGCGCCTGCGGGACGCCGCCTGGGCCAACGACGTGAAGGCCGCTCGCCGGCTCGTGAAGCAGGGCGCCGACGTGAACGCCAAGGACGACACCGAGCAGTCGGCGTACCTCGTCGCGACGAGCGAGGGATACCTCGACCTGCTCCGCCTGACGCTCCGCAACGGCGCCCGGGTGGACGCCAAGGACAGCTGGAACGGCACCGGCCTGATCCGCGCCGCCGAGCGCGGGCACGGCCTGGTCGTCGGCGCGCTGCTGCAGGCCGGCGTGGACCGCGACCACGTCAACCGGATCGGCTACCAGGCGATCCACGAGGCCGTCTGGCTCGGCGCGGACACCCGGACCTATGCCACGACGGTCCGCGCGCTCGCCGCCGGCGGCGTCCAGCTCGACCTGGTCTCGCCGTCGGCCGGGCTCACCCCGCTGCAGATGGCCGGCGAACGTGGCTTCGACGGCCTGGAGAGGATCCTGAGGAACGTGACCACCGCCGATCTGCCCGCCGACGCGGACGCCGCCCTGCTCCGCGCGGCCCGCACCGGCGACGCCGACGCCGTCGCCGTGGCGCTGCGCGCGGGTGCGGACCTCGAGGCCCGCGACGGCAACGAGCGCACCGCGCTGCTGCTCGCGGCCACCTACGACCAGGTCGCCGTCGCCGAGCTCCTGGTCGCGATGGGCGCCGATCCGAACGCGCTCGACGACCGCCACGACACCCCCTGGCTGGTGACCGGCGTGACCGGCAGCGTCGCGATGCTGGAGGCGCTGCTCCCCGCCGACCCCGATCTCACCATCGAGAACCGGTACGGCGGCCTCTCGCCCATCCCCGCGGGCGAGCGCGGCCACGTCGACTACATCCGCCGGGTGGTACGGACCGGCGTCGACATCGACCACGTCAACGACCTCGGCTGGACCGCGATGCTGGAGGCGATCATCCTCGGCAACGGCAGCGAGCCCTACCAGGAGATCGTCCGGATCCTGCTCGACGCGGGCGCCGATCCGACCATCGCCGACCGCGAGGGCGTCACGCCGCTGCGGCACGCCGAGCAGCGGGGGTACGACGCCATCGCGGCGCTGCTGCGCCGCTGA
- a CDS encoding gluconolaconase, with amino-acid sequence MKRNHLISRSLLVATTATASLAGLAGLAGTPAATAADRDHGRAATYLLSGDPVDANNPAGSKFEGIGADEKRGRFYVSEVTGGEIHRGKVGVSRAQEWLAGNGTDGRYTARGVTVDDKGRVYIAGGPNGIDDAGANGIGNPGTDNTSRPDLWVYSRTGKLLAALQVPGKPVFLNDVAIGPDGAAYFTNSKDAEIYKVVRGKDGWKATLWADGGATIAVAPGFNLGGIVVTADQKALVVAQGNNGKLWRFALATGKVRQVRTGGADLTDADGLVLQGNRLTVVRNFKKQIATLRLSTDGRKAKLIRQRASSPDRVLTTAKELRGQILYVDSKFDEQIAAGPYEIIADPTR; translated from the coding sequence ATGAAGCGCAACCACCTCATCTCCCGTTCCCTGCTCGTCGCGACCACCGCCACCGCGAGCCTCGCCGGCCTCGCCGGCCTCGCCGGTACGCCGGCCGCCACCGCCGCGGACCGCGACCACGGCCGCGCCGCGACCTATCTGCTCAGCGGTGACCCGGTCGACGCGAACAACCCGGCCGGCTCGAAGTTCGAGGGCATCGGCGCCGACGAGAAGCGCGGCCGCTTCTACGTCAGCGAGGTCACCGGCGGCGAGATCCACCGCGGCAAGGTCGGCGTGTCCCGGGCCCAGGAGTGGCTCGCCGGCAACGGCACCGACGGTCGGTACACCGCCCGCGGCGTGACGGTCGACGACAAGGGCCGGGTCTACATCGCCGGTGGCCCGAACGGCATCGACGACGCCGGGGCCAACGGCATCGGCAACCCCGGCACCGACAACACCTCGCGCCCCGACCTGTGGGTCTACTCCAGGACCGGAAAGCTGCTCGCCGCGCTCCAGGTCCCCGGCAAGCCCGTCTTCCTCAATGATGTCGCGATCGGACCCGACGGCGCGGCGTACTTCACCAACTCCAAGGACGCGGAGATCTACAAGGTCGTCCGGGGCAAGGACGGCTGGAAGGCGACGCTCTGGGCCGACGGCGGCGCCACGATCGCCGTCGCCCCCGGCTTCAACCTCGGCGGCATCGTCGTGACCGCGGACCAGAAGGCACTCGTCGTCGCGCAGGGCAACAACGGCAAGCTGTGGCGCTTCGCGCTGGCGACCGGCAAGGTCCGTCAGGTGCGCACGGGCGGTGCCGACCTGACCGACGCCGACGGCCTCGTCCTGCAGGGCAACCGGCTCACCGTCGTGCGCAACTTCAAGAAGCAGATCGCCACCCTGCGCCTGTCCACCGACGGCCGCAAGGCGAAGCTGATCCGCCAGCGCGCCTCCTCGCCGGACCGCGTGCTGACGACCGCGAAGGAGCTCCGCGGCCAGATCCTGTACGTCGACAGCAAGTTCGACGAGCAGATCGCCGCGGGCCCCTACGAGATCATCGCGGACCCGACCCGATGA
- a CDS encoding sensor histidine kinase yields MSVLQPARRPGEHGILAPASRLDRWLLVVLVVLLVTCAARYVDRHALDAAGIAVLAGALVLGLAYATRGLLADRSWWPTAWVTGMVVLWGALTTAAPSFAWCAVPVAFAVLRVLPFPWAVGTVVLMTVLLTAAWQRITDGFDPVQVAGPIGVGLVTVLAYRALDLESRARQDLLDQLVEAQAELAEEQHRTGALAERTRLSREIHDSVGQGLSSINLLLQAAEQAWSAQPAAAREHVRTAAATARDGLDEVRRVVRDLAPADLAGDVTGTALPAALRRAADQLAQASPGMRIEVRVDGEPVVVPAEVGAALVRTARGALANVREHAGAGRVALTLTYHVDEVVLDVRDDGHGFEPTQVRASGTRGRGLAGVRDRAEALGGRADVESAPGEGTTVSVRFPVRETAERKETR; encoded by the coding sequence ATGTCCGTCCTCCAGCCCGCCCGCCGTCCCGGCGAGCACGGCATCCTCGCGCCCGCGAGCCGCCTCGACCGGTGGCTGCTCGTGGTCCTGGTCGTGCTGCTCGTGACCTGCGCCGCGCGGTACGTCGACCGGCACGCCCTCGACGCGGCCGGGATCGCCGTCCTGGCCGGTGCCCTCGTGCTCGGCCTCGCCTACGCGACCCGCGGCCTACTGGCCGACCGCAGCTGGTGGCCGACCGCGTGGGTGACCGGGATGGTCGTGCTGTGGGGCGCGCTGACCACGGCGGCGCCGTCGTTCGCGTGGTGCGCGGTGCCGGTCGCGTTCGCGGTGCTGCGGGTGCTGCCCTTCCCCTGGGCGGTCGGCACGGTGGTGCTGATGACGGTGCTGCTGACCGCGGCCTGGCAACGGATCACGGACGGCTTCGACCCGGTCCAGGTGGCCGGGCCGATCGGCGTCGGCCTGGTCACCGTGCTCGCCTACCGCGCGCTCGACCTGGAGTCGCGGGCCCGGCAGGACCTGCTCGACCAGCTGGTCGAGGCCCAGGCCGAGCTCGCCGAGGAGCAGCACCGCACCGGTGCCCTCGCCGAGCGGACCCGCCTCTCCCGCGAGATCCACGACTCGGTCGGGCAGGGTCTGTCCAGCATCAACCTGCTGCTCCAGGCCGCCGAGCAGGCGTGGTCCGCGCAGCCGGCCGCGGCCCGCGAGCACGTCCGAACCGCGGCAGCCACCGCCCGCGACGGGCTCGACGAGGTACGCCGCGTCGTGCGCGACCTGGCCCCCGCCGACCTCGCCGGCGACGTCACCGGCACCGCGCTGCCCGCGGCATTGCGGCGCGCGGCCGACCAGCTCGCCCAGGCATCGCCCGGCATGCGGATCGAGGTCCGCGTCGACGGCGAGCCCGTCGTCGTACCCGCCGAGGTGGGGGCGGCCCTGGTCCGCACCGCCCGCGGCGCGCTGGCCAACGTCCGCGAGCACGCCGGCGCCGGCCGGGTGGCGCTGACGCTGACCTATCACGTGGACGAGGTCGTGCTCGACGTACGCGACGACGGCCACGGCTTCGAACCCACGCAGGTGCGGGCATCCGGCACCCGTGGGCGCGGGCTCGCCGGTGTCCGCGACCGGGCGGAGGCGCTCGGCGGACGCGCCGACGTCGAGAGCGCACCCGGGGAGGGCACGACCGTGTCGGTCCGCTTCCCCGTGCGGGAGACCGCGGAACGGAAGGAGACACGATGA
- a CDS encoding response regulator transcription factor, with amino-acid sequence MIRIVLVDDHPVIRAGLRALVEGQEDLSVVGEADGLDRAVAVVGADRPDVVLMDLSLGDGEAGGAEVTAALRALPEPPEVLVLTTYDTESDILRALEAGARGYLLKDAPPDELFAGIRATARGETVLAPSVAATLVRRTTPGAVTITEREVEVLELLSRGLGNKEMARELFVSEATVKSHLSHIYTKLGVDTRAGAVAAAIERRIIRA; translated from the coding sequence ATGATCCGGATCGTGCTGGTCGACGACCACCCGGTGATCCGGGCCGGACTGCGCGCCCTGGTCGAGGGGCAGGAGGACCTGTCCGTGGTCGGCGAGGCCGACGGGCTCGACCGTGCGGTCGCCGTCGTCGGCGCGGACCGGCCCGACGTCGTCCTGATGGACCTGAGCCTGGGCGACGGCGAGGCCGGCGGCGCCGAGGTGACCGCGGCGCTGCGCGCCCTGCCCGAGCCGCCCGAGGTACTCGTGCTCACGACCTACGACACCGAGTCCGACATCCTGCGGGCGCTGGAGGCCGGCGCCCGTGGCTACCTGCTCAAGGACGCGCCGCCCGACGAGCTGTTCGCCGGCATCCGCGCCACGGCCCGCGGCGAGACCGTCCTCGCCCCGTCCGTCGCAGCGACCCTGGTCCGGCGGACGACGCCCGGCGCGGTCACCATCACCGAGCGCGAGGTCGAGGTGCTCGAGCTGCTCTCCCGCGGACTCGGCAACAAGGAGATGGCGCGCGAGCTGTTCGTGTCCGAGGCGACCGTGAAGTCGCACCTCTCCCACATCTACACCAAGCTCGGGGTCGACACCCGGGCCGGCGCCGTCGCGGCCGCGATCGAGCGCCGCATCATCCGAGCCTGA
- a CDS encoding nucleoside deaminase yields the protein MSVSAEDLRHLERCVELAEAAVAVGDEPFGSVLVAADGTVLMEDHNHVSDGDGTRHPELAIALWAAAHVPVAERAALTVYTSGEHCAMCSAAHAWAGLGRIVFATSTPQLVRWYAELGLAESPVTPLRITEVAPGVPVDGPVEEYAERVRALHVRHHAG from the coding sequence ATGTCTGTCTCCGCCGAGGACCTGCGCCACCTGGAGCGCTGCGTCGAGCTGGCCGAGGCGGCCGTCGCCGTCGGCGACGAGCCGTTCGGGTCGGTGCTGGTCGCCGCCGACGGCACGGTGCTGATGGAGGACCACAACCACGTCAGCGACGGCGACGGCACCCGGCACCCCGAGCTCGCGATCGCCCTGTGGGCGGCTGCTCACGTGCCGGTCGCCGAGCGCGCGGCGCTGACCGTCTACACCTCCGGGGAGCACTGCGCGATGTGCTCGGCCGCGCACGCCTGGGCCGGGCTGGGCCGGATCGTCTTCGCGACCTCCACCCCCCAGCTCGTGCGGTGGTACGCCGAGCTCGGGCTCGCCGAGTCCCCCGTCACCCCGCTGCGGATCACCGAGGTCGCCCCCGGCGTGCCGGTCGACGGCCCGGTCGAGGAGTACGCCGAGCGGGTCCGGGCGCTGCACGTGCGGCATCACGCGGGCTGA